The following are encoded together in the Qingshengfaniella alkalisoli genome:
- a CDS encoding PAAR domain-containing protein — protein MPGFPQARLTDMHTCTVPVPGTPAPILPPCAVTVLVGKLPAARAIVDMAGLLPPPAVPPPHPFLKGSMTVLINKFPALRMGDMCASGGPIVKGEFTVLTGG, from the coding sequence ATGCCCGGATTTCCTCAGGCTCGGCTGACGGATATGCACACTTGTACTGTTCCGGTGCCGGGCACGCCTGCGCCGATCCTGCCGCCTTGCGCGGTCACGGTTCTGGTCGGAAAGCTGCCTGCCGCCCGCGCGATTGTGGATATGGCTGGTCTTCTGCCGCCACCCGCAGTGCCTCCGCCGCATCCGTTTCTGAAGGGGTCCATGACCGTGCTGATCAACAAGTTTCCCGCCCTTCGCATGGGCGACATGTGCGCCAGTGGCGGGCCAATCGTTAAAGGAGAATTCACCGTCCTGACCGGCGGTTGA
- the tssK gene encoding type VI secretion system baseplate subunit TssK: MSWQSKVLWTEGMFLQPQHFQQADRHTEALVNGLARHLTPYAWGVSALEIDDALLKTGQFAVKSCAGLTPDGEVFRVPQTEDHPAALVVPNTVKDCVVYLTIPQRRQGAAEVDRSGAERSSSRLNASELEISDTMGKDRKAVTLGVGKLRLQFALSVDDLADHLVIPIARIIEVRSDKEIVLDRGFIPSVTDIRAAPVLAGFVRELEGLLAHRVTALAGRMSDAGPGSGAADISDFLLLMTVNRALPLIRHMLEIENVHPEQAYRVCASLAGELSTFMTTEKVAPEFPAYEHDNLTASFAPVIRTLRQYLSAVLEQTAISIPLQERNYGISVGVVADRKLVGSASFVLAVSADVPSEDVRRNFAGHAKIGPVEEIRQLVNSALPGITIRPLPVAPRQIPYHAGLVYFELDGASPYWAKMTTSGGIAVHVSGTYPGLSMKLWAIRNG, translated from the coding sequence ATGTCGTGGCAAAGTAAGGTGCTCTGGACCGAGGGGATGTTTCTGCAGCCCCAGCACTTCCAGCAGGCGGACCGGCACACCGAGGCTTTGGTCAATGGATTGGCACGGCACCTGACACCCTATGCATGGGGCGTCAGCGCGCTGGAAATCGACGATGCGCTGCTGAAGACCGGACAGTTTGCGGTGAAAAGCTGCGCGGGGCTGACGCCGGATGGCGAGGTGTTTCGTGTGCCGCAGACCGAGGATCATCCAGCTGCGCTGGTCGTGCCGAACACGGTCAAGGATTGTGTCGTCTATCTGACCATCCCGCAGCGACGTCAGGGCGCGGCGGAGGTGGATAGGTCCGGGGCGGAACGTTCGTCCAGCCGCCTGAACGCAAGCGAGTTGGAAATCTCCGACACGATGGGCAAGGATCGCAAGGCTGTCACGTTGGGCGTAGGCAAGCTGCGGCTGCAATTCGCGCTGTCCGTGGATGATCTGGCCGATCATCTGGTTATCCCCATCGCCCGGATCATCGAAGTGCGGTCAGACAAGGAAATCGTGCTGGATCGCGGTTTCATCCCCAGCGTCACCGATATTCGCGCGGCCCCGGTTCTGGCTGGCTTCGTGCGAGAACTGGAAGGGCTGCTGGCGCATCGCGTCACGGCGCTGGCGGGGCGGATGTCTGATGCGGGGCCGGGAAGCGGCGCTGCGGACATCTCCGATTTCCTACTTCTGATGACGGTCAATCGCGCCTTGCCCCTGATCCGGCACATGCTGGAAATCGAGAATGTGCATCCCGAACAGGCCTATCGCGTTTGCGCTTCGCTTGCGGGGGAGTTGTCCACCTTCATGACCACCGAAAAGGTCGCGCCGGAATTCCCTGCCTATGAACACGACAACCTGACTGCGAGCTTCGCGCCCGTGATCCGGACATTGCGGCAGTATCTCAGTGCCGTGCTGGAACAGACCGCGATTTCCATCCCGCTGCAGGAACGCAATTACGGCATCAGCGTGGGCGTCGTGGCGGACCGCAAGCTGGTCGGGTCGGCGAGTTTCGTTCTGGCGGTCAGCGCCGATGTACCGTCCGAGGATGTGCGCCGCAACTTTGCGGGCCATGCCAAGATCGGTCCGGTCGAGGAAATCCGTCAACTGGTCAATTCGGCGCTGCCCGGCATCACGATCCGCCCCTTGCCCGTTGCGCCGCGGCAAATCCCCTATCATGCGGGATTGGTGTATTTCGAGCTTGACGGGGCCAGCCCCTATTGGGCGAAAATGACGACATCGGGAGGCATCGCCGTCCATGTGTCGGGAACTTATCCGGGGCTTTCGATGAAGCTCTGGGCGATCCGCAACGGATAG
- a CDS encoding PP2C family protein-serine/threonine phosphatase: MSKLRYNATTHTGRVRSVNEDSILALPDHNIWVVSDGMGGHEAGDFASRAVADAVATANYNDDPGENLREVRAAITRANTLIWREAARREGTVGATVVALIVTDGHFAAFWAGDSRLYRMRDDAVELLTSDHSVVAAFVEGGQMSWDEAEKLPQSNAITRAVGVAEELELDKIRGDAKPGDRFLLCSDGLNKYADFATLTQVLSREPIETVTSTLVQIALDGGGADNISAIVVDVS, translated from the coding sequence ATGAGCAAGCTTCGATACAACGCGACCACGCATACCGGGCGGGTCCGGTCCGTGAACGAAGACAGCATACTCGCGCTGCCCGATCACAACATATGGGTCGTGTCCGATGGCATGGGTGGGCACGAGGCAGGCGACTTCGCCAGCCGCGCGGTGGCCGATGCCGTCGCGACCGCGAATTACAATGACGATCCGGGCGAAAACCTGCGAGAGGTCCGTGCTGCAATCACAAGAGCGAACACCCTGATCTGGCGCGAAGCCGCACGCCGCGAAGGCACAGTGGGGGCCACGGTTGTAGCCCTGATCGTCACGGATGGCCATTTTGCCGCGTTCTGGGCCGGTGACAGCCGCCTCTACCGCATGCGCGACGACGCGGTGGAATTGCTGACCAGCGATCACTCGGTCGTCGCGGCCTTCGTCGAAGGCGGGCAAATGAGCTGGGACGAGGCTGAAAAACTTCCCCAATCAAACGCGATCACTCGCGCTGTCGGCGTGGCGGAGGAATTGGAACTGGACAAGATTCGCGGAGATGCGAAGCCGGGTGACCGGTTCCTGTTGTGTTCTGACGGGCTGAACAAATACGCGGATTTCGCAACGCTTACTCAGGTCTTATCGCGGGAGCCGATCGAGACAGTGACCAGCACCTTGGTGCAGATTGCGCTGGATGGTGGTGGCGCGGACAACATCTCCGCGATCGTGGTGGACGTTTCCTGA
- the tssL gene encoding type VI secretion system protein TssL, long form, with the protein MADNDPFAEPDDTERTVIKPNPGGRLNVPQSPAPATAPQQPAPDPAGQPAYGVPSGAVAPSRGRSDGASLDLAMTGMNGLIACATPLFALASRIRNRAQHMDPDKLRQSVVGEIRAFENRALKAGIDPQKIKVARYAICATLDDVVLNTPWGGQSIWSQQSMVGTFHRETVGGDRFYDLLARLEKDPSNNLELLEFLYMCLSLGFEGRLRVEQGGGEKHLQIRNGLARLIRAQHGPVEHEVSPHWKGVNKPHRPLSAWRPVWIGLAAAAVLSGGIFTGLSFALGGSTDQLIGRLSVLDSGATPELLRRAPPPPPPPEPAQDVQLETIKGFLQDEIAEGLVTVFRDANTITVRINGQGMFASASDVLQDRFTVPLERVAAALNGEPGPVIVAGHSDNVPIRTAKFPNNTRLSLARAESVMKMIAPRLDDPSRLTAEGRADKQPIASNDTAEGRAENRRIEVLLVKEDQ; encoded by the coding sequence ATGGCTGACAACGACCCATTTGCGGAACCGGACGATACGGAACGCACTGTCATCAAGCCCAACCCGGGTGGACGGCTGAACGTACCGCAATCGCCCGCACCGGCGACGGCCCCGCAGCAACCTGCACCAGACCCCGCAGGTCAGCCCGCCTATGGTGTTCCAAGCGGCGCGGTTGCACCCTCGCGTGGCCGGTCGGATGGTGCTTCGCTGGACTTAGCTATGACGGGGATGAATGGGCTGATCGCTTGCGCGACGCCGCTGTTTGCGTTGGCTAGCCGTATCCGCAACCGCGCACAGCATATGGACCCGGACAAGCTGCGCCAAAGCGTGGTCGGCGAAATACGTGCATTTGAGAACCGCGCGCTGAAGGCAGGCATTGATCCGCAGAAGATCAAGGTGGCCCGCTACGCCATTTGTGCCACGCTTGATGATGTCGTTCTCAACACCCCGTGGGGCGGGCAGTCAATCTGGTCACAGCAAAGCATGGTTGGCACGTTCCACCGTGAAACGGTGGGCGGGGATCGATTCTACGACTTGCTTGCGCGTCTTGAGAAAGATCCGTCCAACAATCTGGAATTGCTTGAATTTTTGTATATGTGCCTGTCGCTTGGGTTCGAAGGCCGCCTTCGTGTCGAACAAGGCGGTGGTGAAAAGCACTTGCAGATCCGCAATGGTCTTGCGCGTCTCATTCGCGCACAGCACGGCCCGGTCGAACACGAGGTCTCACCGCATTGGAAGGGCGTCAACAAGCCTCACCGCCCATTGTCGGCATGGCGTCCGGTCTGGATTGGCCTGGCGGCTGCGGCGGTTCTATCGGGGGGGATTTTTACGGGCCTGTCATTCGCTCTGGGCGGCTCGACGGATCAGTTGATCGGGCGTCTGTCAGTGCTGGATTCGGGTGCCACGCCGGAGCTTCTGCGCCGCGCGCCACCGCCACCCCCGCCGCCCGAACCCGCGCAGGATGTGCAGCTTGAAACGATTAAAGGCTTCCTCCAGGACGAGATTGCCGAGGGGTTGGTCACAGTGTTCCGCGATGCCAACACCATCACCGTACGAATCAACGGGCAGGGGATGTTCGCCTCGGCCTCCGACGTCTTGCAAGACCGCTTCACAGTGCCGCTGGAGCGTGTTGCCGCGGCGTTGAATGGTGAGCCGGGGCCGGTAATCGTTGCGGGTCATTCGGACAACGTGCCCATCCGCACCGCCAAGTTCCCGAATAACACCCGGCTGTCGCTGGCGCGGGCGGAATCGGTGATGAAGATGATCGCCCCGCGCCTGGATGATCCCTCGCGTCTAACTGCCGAAGGGCGCGCGGACAAACAACCTATCGCTTCGAACGATACCGCCGAAGGCCGCGCCGAGAACCGGCGTATTGAAGTTCTGCTAGTCAAGGAAGACCAGTGA
- a CDS encoding DUF6931 family protein, whose protein sequence is MDFSFDNLKKISGEPAARMLAACNVKLETPLTLPANAQVPQTLQFLAEQQAHFDMLHMLAVALPKREAVWWACLAARDVLGDVPDAKLPTPLVAAERWVFKPTPENRARARMAMEHAEIDDDTVYCAMAAFYAEGNMGDGDMAEIPAPPSAVSGAVVCMNMISVAAHAEQMNEHVARIVNRALDIARGGNGQIAEKEDA, encoded by the coding sequence ATGGATTTCAGTTTTGACAATTTGAAAAAGATTTCCGGCGAACCTGCCGCCCGTATGCTTGCCGCGTGCAATGTGAAGTTGGAAACGCCGCTGACACTGCCTGCCAACGCGCAGGTGCCGCAGACCTTGCAGTTTCTGGCAGAGCAACAGGCGCATTTCGACATGTTGCATATGCTGGCGGTGGCCCTGCCCAAACGCGAAGCGGTGTGGTGGGCGTGCCTTGCAGCGCGGGATGTGCTGGGCGATGTGCCGGATGCGAAGCTTCCGACCCCACTGGTCGCAGCCGAACGCTGGGTATTCAAGCCGACGCCTGAAAACCGCGCACGCGCGCGGATGGCGATGGAGCACGCCGAGATCGATGACGACACCGTCTATTGCGCAATGGCCGCCTTCTACGCCGAGGGCAATATGGGTGATGGCGACATGGCAGAGATACCCGCACCCCCAAGCGCTGTGTCGGGGGCCGTGGTATGCATGAACATGATTTCTGTCGCCGCGCATGCCGAACAGATGAATGAACATGTCGCGCGTATCGTGAACCGTGCGCTTGATATTGCCCGTGGCGGGAATGGTCAGATCGCTGAAAAGGAGGACGCATAA
- the tssM gene encoding type VI secretion system membrane subunit TssM — translation MRALSRIFSSVYTIVILVTLALSICFWMFGPFIGAAFSGMLWRGIGVAILWLVALIVMLVVALTRGRRDKKLTDEIVEAVEVDTADDAVKEELADLKDKLRGAMTKLRKSKLGRRHLYELPWYVIIGPPGAGKTTAIVNSGLQFPLSDDLGRTAIGGVGGTRNCDWWFTNNAVLIDTAGRYTTQESDADADNAAWLGFLGLLKKYRKRQPVNGAVIAISLTDLSLQDEMTRKGHALAVRRRLQELREKLGVRFPVYVLFTKADLIAGFTEFFDTLGKEEREQVWGFTLDLGKSTGKESPVDGFDEKFSGLMERLNTQLLEKMQSETDHQRRSLIVGFPNQVATIRQVARDFLTEVFQENRFENRQMLRGVYFASGVQEGTPIDRLMMGMAQTFGIGRQAIGSGRGSGRSFFLTRLFEGVIFPEAGLVSADDKVERRYRWVRRGAIAATVIAVAALSTIWTRSYLGNKALIAGAESQIASYRAAAANIPGNPIGDTDLPAIVEPLNTLRDMPGNPTVNDPEPPAKLQWGLYQGDVIGTEAAQTYRAALSQHMLPRMLLRLEEQMQANMNNPDLLYEALKIYLMLGLQGPMNADLVKEWMQIDWSLAYPGAGRETLRQDLAVHLDAMLSQPMTKIALNGPLVEQVQALLAEMPLAQRVYNGIINSPQAQSLPQWRVTDIGGPAVSRVMVRSSGKPLNEGIEGIFTYDGFRNVFLAEALGVAERIQNESWVLGERYEAEQSEEALLAMSRDVLDLYYNDFISRYDSLLGDLDIVPMESLSHAVEVTNVLSGPTSPIVNILTGVAKETRLTEDRSVLSSGVAEGASEGVSDVASLELRSNLNIQSQIFLDALSNSAVLSGEGREPPKPPGAYVEERFSWLQKLVERPEGQPSQLDQMMGNLTEVYQELNKLSFNQGSTDIQGQGGAAIQRFQEASARIDGPMQRWATQIASGSSGITADGTRASINALWQSQVLPFCEQAIANRYPFDKRSQADVAMQDFEKLFAPNGLIDSFFRDHLLEYVDTRARPWAWKRVNDTDLGISQQVLEQMQAAAEIRDAFFAGQPTAKVQFQITPEALDPKAQGVALEIDGQSVMFQHRNSQPRPIAVAWPGPVGLARVAFDPPAGNIQNEIRKDGPWALFRLLDGAEVRNTNVSDRKRVIFNVGGRIAIFQMQSGSVHNPFALPALSSFSCPTSF, via the coding sequence ATGCGCGCGCTGTCGCGAATATTCAGTTCCGTTTACACCATCGTCATCCTGGTCACGCTGGCGCTGTCCATCTGTTTCTGGATGTTCGGCCCGTTCATAGGCGCTGCCTTCAGCGGCATGCTGTGGCGCGGTATCGGCGTGGCGATCCTGTGGCTTGTCGCGCTGATCGTGATGCTGGTCGTTGCGCTGACGCGCGGACGGCGGGACAAGAAGTTGACGGACGAGATCGTGGAAGCGGTCGAAGTCGATACCGCCGACGATGCGGTAAAAGAAGAACTGGCCGATCTGAAGGACAAGCTGCGCGGCGCGATGACCAAGCTACGCAAGTCCAAGCTCGGCAGGCGGCATCTTTATGAACTGCCCTGGTATGTCATCATCGGCCCGCCCGGTGCTGGCAAAACGACCGCTATCGTCAATTCCGGCCTTCAGTTTCCGCTTTCGGATGATCTGGGGCGCACCGCGATCGGGGGCGTGGGAGGCACGCGCAACTGTGATTGGTGGTTCACGAACAACGCCGTGCTGATCGACACAGCCGGCCGCTATACCACGCAGGAAAGCGATGCAGATGCCGACAACGCGGCATGGTTGGGCTTTCTGGGGCTGCTCAAGAAGTATCGCAAACGCCAACCGGTCAATGGCGCGGTCATCGCGATCAGCCTGACGGATCTGTCTCTTCAGGACGAGATGACGCGCAAGGGTCACGCGCTGGCGGTTCGCCGCCGTCTGCAGGAGCTGCGCGAAAAGCTGGGCGTGCGGTTTCCCGTCTACGTGCTTTTCACCAAGGCGGATCTGATCGCAGGCTTCACGGAGTTCTTCGACACGCTTGGCAAGGAAGAACGCGAACAGGTCTGGGGCTTCACACTGGATCTGGGCAAATCCACGGGCAAGGAATCCCCCGTCGACGGCTTCGACGAAAAATTTTCCGGGTTGATGGAGCGGCTGAACACGCAGCTTCTGGAAAAGATGCAGAGCGAAACCGACCATCAACGCCGCAGCCTGATAGTTGGTTTTCCCAATCAGGTGGCGACGATCCGACAAGTGGCCCGAGATTTCCTGACAGAGGTGTTTCAGGAGAACCGTTTCGAGAACCGCCAGATGCTGCGCGGGGTCTATTTTGCGTCCGGCGTTCAGGAAGGCACGCCGATTGACCGCCTGATGATGGGCATGGCGCAAACTTTTGGCATCGGGCGTCAAGCCATTGGATCGGGGCGTGGTTCCGGTCGGTCCTTCTTCCTGACGCGACTGTTCGAAGGCGTGATTTTCCCCGAAGCGGGCCTGGTTTCCGCCGATGACAAGGTGGAACGCCGTTACCGCTGGGTGAGGCGCGGGGCAATTGCGGCAACAGTGATTGCGGTTGCGGCTCTCTCCACGATCTGGACGCGAAGCTACCTGGGCAACAAGGCGTTGATCGCGGGTGCTGAATCGCAGATCGCCTCCTATCGCGCGGCGGCAGCCAACATTCCGGGAAACCCGATTGGTGACACTGACCTGCCCGCGATTGTCGAGCCCCTGAACACGCTGCGCGACATGCCGGGAAACCCCACCGTGAATGATCCGGAGCCACCTGCAAAGCTGCAATGGGGCCTGTATCAGGGTGATGTGATCGGAACCGAAGCTGCGCAAACCTATCGTGCTGCGCTGAGCCAGCACATGTTGCCGCGAATGCTGCTGCGTCTGGAAGAACAGATGCAGGCCAATATGAACAACCCCGATCTGCTATATGAGGCGTTGAAGATCTACCTGATGCTGGGCCTTCAAGGGCCGATGAACGCCGACCTGGTCAAGGAATGGATGCAAATCGACTGGTCATTGGCGTATCCCGGTGCGGGCCGCGAGACCTTGCGTCAGGATCTTGCAGTGCATCTCGATGCCATGTTGTCTCAGCCCATGACCAAGATCGCGCTGAATGGTCCCTTGGTGGAACAGGTGCAGGCGTTGCTGGCCGAAATGCCGCTGGCACAGCGCGTCTATAACGGCATCATCAACAGCCCGCAGGCGCAGTCCCTGCCGCAATGGCGCGTAACCGATATCGGGGGACCTGCTGTGTCCCGGGTGATGGTGCGCAGTTCAGGCAAGCCGCTCAACGAGGGAATCGAAGGCATCTTCACCTATGACGGGTTCAGGAACGTGTTTCTGGCAGAAGCATTGGGGGTTGCCGAACGCATACAAAACGAAAGCTGGGTTCTGGGCGAACGCTACGAGGCAGAGCAAAGCGAAGAAGCTCTGCTGGCCATGAGCCGTGATGTGCTGGATCTGTATTACAATGACTTCATATCCCGCTATGACAGTCTGCTCGGAGATCTGGACATTGTGCCAATGGAGTCGCTCAGCCACGCGGTTGAGGTCACCAACGTCCTGTCGGGCCCGACCTCGCCCATCGTGAACATTCTGACCGGGGTGGCCAAGGAAACCCGCCTGACGGAAGATCGCAGTGTCCTGTCGTCGGGTGTTGCCGAAGGCGCAAGCGAAGGCGTGTCCGATGTTGCCAGTTTGGAGCTGCGCTCGAACCTGAACATCCAAAGCCAGATTTTCCTCGATGCGCTGAGCAATAGTGCCGTTCTGTCAGGCGAGGGGCGCGAGCCGCCCAAACCGCCCGGGGCCTATGTCGAAGAACGGTTTTCGTGGCTCCAGAAACTCGTCGAGCGTCCCGAGGGGCAGCCATCGCAGCTGGATCAGATGATGGGTAATCTGACAGAGGTGTATCAGGAGCTGAACAAGCTGTCCTTCAACCAGGGATCTACTGATATTCAGGGCCAAGGCGGTGCGGCCATCCAACGTTTTCAAGAGGCCAGCGCACGTATTGATGGCCCGATGCAGCGTTGGGCCACGCAGATCGCCAGCGGGTCGTCGGGCATCACCGCGGATGGTACGCGAGCTTCGATTAATGCGCTGTGGCAGTCGCAGGTTCTGCCGTTCTGCGAACAGGCCATTGCCAACCGCTATCCGTTCGACAAGCGGTCGCAGGCTGATGTTGCCATGCAGGATTTTGAGAAACTCTTTGCGCCGAATGGCCTGATCGACAGCTTCTTCCGAGATCATTTGCTCGAATATGTCGATACCCGTGCGCGACCATGGGCGTGGAAGCGGGTGAATGACACCGATCTGGGCATTTCGCAGCAGGTGCTTGAGCAGATGCAGGCGGCGGCGGAAATCAGGGATGCGTTCTTCGCGGGGCAACCGACGGCCAAGGTGCAGTTCCAGATCACGCCCGAAGCTCTGGACCCCAAAGCACAGGGTGTGGCGCTGGAAATCGACGGACAAAGCGTGATGTTCCAGCATCGCAACAGCCAGCCACGACCGATTGCGGTGGCCTGGCCCGGACCGGTCGGCCTTGCACGGGTGGCGTTCGATCCGCCTGCAGGCAACATCCAGAATGAAATACGCAAGGATGGCCCTTGGGCGCTGTTCCGGTTGCTGGATGGGGCAGAGGTCCGCAACACCAATGTCTCCGACCGGAAACGGGTGATCTTCAACGTGGGCGGGCGCATTGCGATCTTCCAGATGCAGTCGGGATCGGTCCACAACCCCTTTGCTCTGCCGGCGCTGTCGTCCTTCAGCTGCCCGACCTCGTTCTGA
- the tagF gene encoding type VI secretion system-associated protein TagF, with the protein MGRPIGAFGKIPATGDFIRFATPRGFVSVWDPWLQGVMAQARSHFGDGWEATYLSAPIWRFSLAPDIAGPAAVSGILMPSVDAAGRYFPLTFVSVAEDGGDEAFFDATETVALAALSEDLAPERIADRLNEVTDVPPLLSRGTRWSSSLGDGSVTSLTFPTLPDATDAAVLFGHGDARGSHRVASQ; encoded by the coding sequence ATGGGGCGTCCCATCGGAGCCTTTGGCAAGATTCCTGCAACAGGGGATTTCATCCGCTTCGCGACACCGCGCGGATTTGTCTCGGTCTGGGATCCGTGGTTACAGGGTGTCATGGCGCAGGCGCGATCCCATTTCGGCGATGGGTGGGAAGCCACCTATCTGTCCGCGCCGATCTGGCGGTTTTCTTTGGCGCCTGACATTGCCGGGCCTGCTGCCGTGTCCGGGATATTGATGCCCTCGGTTGATGCTGCAGGCCGATACTTCCCCCTGACATTCGTGTCCGTCGCGGAGGATGGCGGCGATGAAGCGTTCTTTGACGCCACTGAGACTGTCGCGCTCGCCGCCCTGTCGGAGGATCTGGCACCCGAACGGATTGCGGACCGGCTGAACGAGGTCACCGACGTCCCGCCGTTGCTGTCCAGGGGAACGCGATGGTCCAGTTCGCTGGGTGATGGGTCTGTAACCTCCCTGACTTTTCCAACCCTGCCCGACGCGACTGATGCAGCGGTCCTGTTTGGTCATGGCGACGCGCGGGGCAGTCATAGGGTAGCGAGTCAATGA
- the tagH gene encoding type VI secretion system-associated FHA domain protein TagH, which translates to MTVELRFQSTGSVPGAGEPVSMRGTSLTIGRGDDNDLVLPDPDRMISKNHCVVEDHNGNIVVIDLSTNGTFLNYGKIPLGQTPTPLNDGDVLSVGAYELAVRIVSAAPADYPPPPADDAPVSHGSAERADDGRSLLDMPDREGDFLDDLLGSDGPTGPRQIKTDDPMDSLLPPLGDEDDDPLAPPEEEHRGDTFAQHNPSQSDSFQPPRQSGNFIPEDWDADMMSSPPPPETIPLPPKASDEAVEPDADDPFVEPPKAPPPPGPAPPPPEPAARPEPEAPPPIATAPRTTGSARAFLDALDDDQLDVPDDQLDDTMARVGKAFRAMVVGLREILMTRTSIKSEFRIEQTMIRSGGNNPLKFSISPEQAIEAMVRPRSKGYLSAEEAAQQALDDIKAHEIAMVTGMEAALKGVLKKLDPKVLEDTITGNGGLGGLLKGKKARYWEQYEKLYGQISDQAENEFHELFSREFARAYKEQLEKLK; encoded by the coding sequence ATGACCGTAGAACTACGCTTTCAGTCCACAGGATCAGTGCCCGGCGCAGGCGAGCCTGTTTCGATGCGTGGCACCAGTCTGACTATCGGCCGGGGCGATGACAATGATCTTGTCCTGCCTGATCCGGACCGGATGATTTCCAAGAACCATTGCGTGGTCGAGGATCACAACGGCAACATTGTCGTGATTGACCTGTCCACGAATGGCACCTTTCTGAACTATGGGAAAATCCCATTGGGGCAGACGCCGACGCCGCTCAATGACGGTGATGTGCTGTCTGTGGGGGCGTATGAATTGGCGGTGCGTATAGTCTCCGCTGCGCCCGCCGATTATCCCCCGCCCCCTGCGGATGACGCGCCAGTCTCCCACGGATCTGCGGAGCGCGCCGATGACGGGCGCAGCCTGCTCGATATGCCAGACCGTGAAGGTGATTTCCTGGATGATCTTCTGGGATCGGATGGGCCGACAGGGCCCAGGCAGATCAAGACTGACGATCCGATGGACAGTCTTTTACCGCCGCTTGGCGATGAGGACGACGATCCGCTGGCACCGCCAGAGGAAGAACATCGCGGCGATACCTTCGCCCAGCACAACCCCTCGCAAAGCGACAGTTTTCAGCCGCCCAGGCAGTCGGGGAATTTCATTCCCGAAGACTGGGATGCGGACATGATGTCGTCGCCACCGCCGCCGGAAACCATCCCCTTGCCACCGAAGGCAAGTGATGAGGCGGTCGAGCCGGATGCGGACGATCCCTTTGTTGAGCCACCGAAAGCTCCACCTCCGCCCGGACCTGCCCCGCCCCCACCCGAGCCTGCCGCGCGGCCCGAACCGGAAGCGCCGCCGCCCATAGCAACGGCACCTCGCACGACCGGATCTGCACGGGCGTTTCTGGATGCGCTGGACGACGATCAACTCGATGTGCCGGATGATCAGCTTGATGATACGATGGCGCGTGTCGGAAAGGCGTTTCGGGCGATGGTCGTCGGGCTGCGCGAGATCCTGATGACGCGCACCTCGATCAAGAGCGAATTTCGCATTGAACAGACCATGATCCGGTCGGGTGGTAACAACCCGCTGAAATTCTCGATCAGTCCCGAACAGGCGATTGAGGCGATGGTGCGCCCACGCAGCAAAGGGTATCTGAGCGCCGAAGAAGCCGCGCAGCAGGCGCTGGACGACATCAAGGCACATGAAATCGCGATGGTCACGGGCATGGAGGCCGCGCTGAAAGGCGTTCTGAAGAAGCTGGATCCGAAGGTGTTGGAAGACACGATCACTGGTAATGGCGGTCTGGGCGGGCTGCTGAAGGGCAAGAAGGCCCGGTACTGGGAACAATACGAAAAACTCTACGGACAAATCTCCGATCAGGCGGAGAACGAGTTTCACGAGCTGTTCAGCCGTGAATTCGCGCGCGCCTACAAGGAACAGTTGGAGAAACTGAAATGA